TTGGTAGCGACAAGCTGGATAATTATAGCTGGCTAATGGCTGGGCACTGCCAAGAGCAAAACACTGAGGACCACCATGTCGAGAGCGATCCCTAGCTCACTGAACAGCCTGCTGGCCCGACCACGGAGGTTGAGGAGCCTAGCATCAAATGGAATATTCGCCCATCTCTTACGCTGCCTGCTGACCAACAAGATCGAGACGAGCCAGAGCCTAGCACCAACAGCACGAGATTAACATCACAACAAGCACCTGCACCTCCGTTACTCTAGCCACAAGCAACTGACGACCTGTTGGATTTATCCAAAATTTAAGCAGTGGAAGCAGAGTTTATTGCGGTTTGCATATTTTTGCAAAGTGAAATCTCAACCAGAGCCAGCAACAACAAATGGACCCCACTCAGTGTTCTTCAAAGATTCTTAATGCCATTGCTTGCTTATGCGGGTGTAATTGCTatagatatacactaccgttcaaacgtttggggtcacttagaaatgtccttgtttttgaaagaaaagcacattttctgtccattaaaataacataaaattgatcagaaatacagtgtagacattgttaatgttgtaaatgactattgtagctggaaacggcagattgtttatgtaatatctacataggcgtaaagAGGCCCAttaacagcaaccatcactcctgtgttcgaatggcatgttgtgttagctacttatggaataaggtgccatttcaaATGCAGCCCTAtaacccccccaccacccaacccACCCATCCTACCTCACTGTTTCTCACCGTGGTGGCAGTCATCTCCTTTCGGCGGTCGGGGATCTCTGACTTGTTGGGGTTATTGGCACTGCTGACCATGGGACTGGAGGGTGGCAGCGAGCGACTGCCCATCACGCTGCAGCTGGCCTTACGCGGGGGCATGCGCCCCTCCCGCAGCTCCCGGTCACCTGTGCTGGTGGGGCTTCTCTTGGGGTGCATGACCGGCATGGAGGGCCCGCCTGAGGGGGGAACACACATGTTAacactggcagacagacagatacacacacatgcacacactcacagacacttaGTCAGTGGACAGGACAGGAGCTGAGGATATGGGTAGGATGACCACATGTCCCGGATTGTGCAGGACAGTCCCACATTTAGTCCCGTAACCAAACAAAACAGTCCCTCATTTTAGAAATTCAAACACCACATTTTTTTTGTCCCATATGTAAGTCagacattttttttctccatgcTCTGAATATAAGGTATAACAGTTAAATGCTTGCTTActttcttacttacaagcccctaaccaacaatgcaattttaagaaaaataagtattAAGTCAAAAATAGATAagccaaaaataaaaaataattaaagagtagcagtaaaataacagtagcgaggctatatacagggggtaccagtaaagagtcaatgtgcgggggcacaggttagtcgaggtaattgaggtaatatagttgaagtcggaagtttacatacaccttagccaaatacatttaaactcagtttttcacaattcctgacatttaatcctagtaaaaattccctgtattaggtcaattaggatcaccactttattttaagaatgtgaaatgtcagaataatagtagagagaattatttatttcagcttttatttctttcatcacattcccagtgggtcagaagttgacattccctcaattagtatttggtagcgttgcttttaaattgttttacttgggtcaaacgttttgggtagccttccacaagcttcccacaataagttgggtgaattttggcccattcctccggacagagctggtgtaactgagtcaggtttgtaggcctccttgctcgcacacgctttttcagttctgcccacacattttctataggattgaggtcagggctttgtgatggccactccaataccttgactttgttgtccttaagccattttgccacgactttggaagtatgcttgggtccatttggaagacccatttgcgaccaagctttaacttcctgactgatgtcttgagatgttgcttcaatatatccacataatttcacttcctcatgatgccatctattttgtgaagtgcaccagtccctcctgcagcaaagcaccaccacaacatgatgctgccacccccgtgcttcacggttgggatggtattcttcggcttgcaagcctcccctttttcctccaaacataacgatggtcattatggccaaacagttctatttttgtttcatcagaccagaggacatttctccaaaaagtacgatctttgtccccatgtgcagttgtaaaccgtagtctggcttttttatgtcagttttggagcagtggcttcttccttgctgagcagcctttcagttcATGTTTCCTAtacgactcgttttactgtggatatagatacttttgtacctgtttcctccagcatcttcacaaggtcctttgctgttgttctgggattgattggcacTTTTCGTACACAAAGtctgttcatctctagaagacagaactccttcctgagcggtatgacgcctgcgtgggcccatggtgtttatacttgtgtgctattgtttgtacagatgaatgtggtactgtcaggcatttggaaattgctcccaaggatgaaccagacttgtggaggtctacaatttttttctgaggtcttggctgagttcttttgattttcccatgatgtcaagcaaagaggcactgagtttgaaggtaggccttgaaatacatccacaggtacacctccaattgactcaaatgctgtcaattagcctatcagaagcttgaccttgttttctgtaattttccaagctgtttaaaggcactgtcaacttagtgtatgtaaacctctgacccactggaattgtgataagtgaaataatctgtctgtaaacaattgttggaaaaattacttgtgtcatgcacgaagtagatgtcctaatcgacttgcaaaaactatagtttgttaacaagaaatgtgtggagtggtgtaaaatgagttttaatgactctcaaagtgtatgtaaatttctgacttcaactgtatgtacatgtaggtacactatgactatgcatagataataaacagagagttgcAGCGGCGTAACAGAGGGGgtgggggacaatgcaaatagtctgggtagccttttgattagggtggcaggtagcctagtggttagagtgttggcctaCTAACCGAAAGGTTttaagatcgaatccccgagctgacaagtaattctgcccctgaacaaggcagttattgaaaataagaatttgttcttaactaacttgcctagttaaataaaaaaaatatcaattcaggagtcttatggcttgggggtagaagttaaGAATTcttttggatctagacttggtgctccggtaccgcttcccgtgcggcagcagagagaacagtctatgactagggtgtctggagtctttgacaatttttagggccttcctctgacactgcctggtatagaggtcctggatggcaggaagcttggccccagtgatgtaatgggccgtacgcactaccctctgtaaggccttgcggtcagaggccgattagttgccataccagatagtgatgcaaccagttaggatgctctcgatggtgcagctgtagaactttttgaggatctgaggatccatgccaaatcttttcagatttgccctcttcacgactgtcatggtgtgcttggaccatataGGGGCTAACATGGTCCAGTTTGATGAAGTGCTACAAATGTAAGTAAATAGCCGTATTAGACTGAAAGATAAGGTTATTTTTTCAAACGTGTGAGAGTCTCCACACCATCGGCTCCTTACAAGGCACCATGACCTACGTCcccaatatctctgtctcttcttcatgtgaatgacggggatgtgggccttgtcgggtgtctgaagttaATCCTACGCGTCCGActcgttaaataaaaaatacttgtccagttcgaggtgagtcatcgctgtcctgatatccagaagctcttttcagtcataagagacggtggcagaaacattatgtacaaaataagttacaaataacgcaaaaaaaacacacacaatagcacaattggttaggacgCCGTAAATCGGCAGCCATCTCCACCGACGCCATTATTCAATATTCTTATGATACATATATTTTAAGCTCAATGTGACTGCAATTCCAACCTGTCTCTGTAGTCACGAAATTATGTTGAACTTAAAATATATGTATCATAAGAATGTGTTACTGGGgatgttaaacacttctccaatcgttgttGAGATCTAATATTCTGCGCAGCGCAAAACAAGatttcaaccaatcacatttctcAAATTCTTTCAACAAAATTCCAGCTAATCTTGGAGAGGACAGTTAGGCCTAACTACTTACAAAAGTGTGATTCTGTCGAAGTAAATAGCCGTATTAGACTGAAAGATAAGGTAATTTTGTCAAACGTGTGAGGCACTCCATACTCATTAGCTGTTCATTCAACATATTTACTAATTCACTCAACCACATTTTAAAAGTCTCCCTTCGTAACTGATTAACATTCCCCGAGACTAACCAGAAATGTTTCCTTGGCCACATATTCCCAGATTTTCATAAAAAAAGCCACATTTGGTTTCTCATTTCTGCATCACCAAATTTTGAGTGCTGCAAAAGAATAGGGTACAGTAGGTGCGCTTCAATTAACTCAATTAACAGCGGGAGCAGGAGTGTAGTGCAGCTGCAGCGCACCTGAGCGACCACTCTGCCACTTCTCACAATGGTGATAGTttagtaaagttagatcaaagctcaATATGATGTCTTGGAAGATCACATAATGATGAATTGGTATTCTACATAACAGAACCAAATATAAATGAATACTATAACGTTGCTCTTACACCAAAAACACCACCTCATTCTTATGAGATTTTATGATTGGATAGCAGAATAGTAAATAAAAAAATCGTATGCGGCCAAAACTCAACAGCGTGTGCCACTAGACAAAATGTGCTTTGATTGAAACTAAATACAGGAAGTCTACATAGTttaacaccatctgctctaaTATGCTCACGGTAATTCAAGAAGAACTAAATGCATATTCCCAttaaactgattgagatcaaataATTGGCATGCAGATGCCGTTTGGACATTTGACCGTATAACGTGAAGAATTATCATTCAcgattgacagtgatgatggcctattttgaaatgaggtatgcctaacttggtgtttgagggtattaaaaatataacattttcttgTTACAATATGTGGTCAGATGTTGCAATTGGAGGATGCATTTTATATAATGATATTCAATAGGCTATCTGTTGGTAGAAACTTTGAGAAATGATGATGTTATTTACATTTGTATTGCGCTCCGGCACCTAAACAATGTCCGCTACACCATGAGCGGAATTAGGATTTCTGTGTTTGTGAGGGGGGATATGAGATGGTGAGGGAAGGTACAGTATAACCTACAGTAGAAAGTAAACAAGAGGGTACAGTAGCAGGTGCAGCAGAATGCACAGTTGAACACTCACAGAAGTCACTGTGCCGCCGCTGCCTGTGATAGGTGGAAGCGCTACGCTGGGTCTTGCTgtgtgaggaggatgaagaggaggaagaggagcctGCAGTGGCCAAGGAGTGCTTGTTGGTCCCGTTGGTGATGGGGCTGGGCCGGACCCGTGCCAGGGACAGGGTACTGGCTGAACGAGACTCGCCACCATCCTGTTACCAAGCCAACCACAGCACAGATGTTAACTAGCTGCATGGACTAAATGTGGAGCCACCAAGAGCACTGTGGCTTTCCGTGTACCGATATGTTGTTTTACATTCACATAATACGCCTATATAAATATCAAAATACCTCTTTTGTTTGTCTACATAATTCTTAATCAAATaagcatttttgtatgttcttaCAAAAATACATATTCTTACCTAAATCCAGTATACATACTGATTACTAGGGCTGCAGTGTTTTTCTGTGTAATAGCACATTGATATCTTGTGCTGCACTCTGGTGGCCAGGCCCAGACTGCTCACCTCATTCTTGAGGCCCAGCAATAGGTAGGTAGCGGTGACCTCGTTGTACTTCTGGTTGAGCAGAGCGTCCTTGATCTCCTCGGGAGTAAAGCCCATCCCCACCATCACCTCTGAAGACCACAAATAAGGGGAGATGGGGAAAAAGAAGGTGGCCATTTTGGAAATGATTTTAAGTTAAAGTTAATTTTAAGCTAACATTTCATGAACAGATATTAACTGAAAGGATACTGTATCTGAAATGTGTTTCATAAGAATGTCAAAAGGCATGAAGTGACCTGGCTAAATAAGCCACCAGAGCCAAAGTGGAAGACTAACACATTGCCTTTGGTGCAGAAATGGTGGATAGCAAGGCATTGGCCTGGACATAGCTGGCTCACCTATGCGAGCGGCATCACTGTAGTCCTCAACAGGCTCTGTATGGGGCTTCAAGGAATCCTCATCATACCCTgcgtttatccacttgtccttcatgACTTGCTGTGGAGATCACAACAAGATTCCATGTTAGAGAGTAGCTAAAGTTggaaaccctgtgtgtgtgtgtgtgtgtgtgtgtgtgtgtgtgtgtgtgtgtgtgtgtgtgtgtgtgtgtgtgtgtgtgtgtgtgtgtgtgtgtgtgtgtgtgtgtgtgtgtgttatggtggtTTGTAAGGCCGGTGGCGATACCAGTATCGTAATACTCGTTAgaatcgtggcaaggaaacaaaacacgaagTGGATTGAACCACTCCTTTTCCCAAAGGAAAACCACCCAAATGTTGGAAAGAACCATTATGTTGTCTTCCAgagacatttgtatttattttccaagctacagCACACAATATTTAACATACAggaggtttttaaaggaccaaagtgTATTGGTCTGCTTTGTGTAAAGAATGTTGCGATACTGGTATGGACCTGGCCTAGTGGTTTGGAGCTTTATTACATGTTGGGGTATTAGTGTGTGACATGTTATACCCTTTTTACACGACTGAACCAAACCGAACCGAGCCAAGCTGTACTGGGCTGGCATAGTTACACATCCACTATAATTGTTAAAACTATGCaagaaaggacaatgtgaaaagacAATATCCAAGCCAGCACAATATGGTTTGGGTTGGTCCTATAGTGGGAATCAGGCATTTGTGGTTGGTTCTCCTCACATCTAAGGTGCAGCGCTTGGTGGGATTGAGCACCAAGAACCGGCGTAGGATCCCCTCGCAGTCTGTGGACATGTAGAAGGGCACACGATACTTCCCTCTCAGGACGCGCTCACGCAGCTCCTGTGGGcagtgacaaacacacacacacacgtttttaaACACTCaccgaacacacacaccaaacgcgGATTGTCAACCACAGACCAAAAACACATCGTCAAGCACACACCAAACTTGATGTCAAGCACAAGAAAACAGAAATAGTCAAACACACGCCAACCccgacacacaccaacacagacatacagtacagtagaaataAGACACTAATTGTACACTCAATACACTCTGCATTCACTACAACACTATATCCTATGAAGTGTTCGGATTAGCAGCCACATAGGTCGAAGGGCAGCGAGCTGCTGACCAGAGTGTACAGTATGATTCCCAGACTACAGACTTCCACCTCTAACCCCCCCCTCACCCAACGCCTCACTGCCTcacctcccccccacacacaccttgaGGTTCTGCCCATCGAAGGGCAGCGACCCTGACACCAGCGTGTATAGTATGACTCCCAGGCTCCAGACGTCCACCTCGGGCCCGTCGTACTTCTTCCCCTGGAACAGTTCCGGGGCAGCGTAGGGCGGGGAGCCACAGAACGTGTCCAGCTTGTTGCCCAGCGTGAACTCATTACTGAAGCCGAAGTCGGCGATCTTGATGTTGGCGTTGGCGTCCAGCAGGAGGTTCTCAGCCTGGAgaagggatggaggaaagagagggcggagagagagtagagggaaagaaggatggaggggtagagggatacATGGAGCAGATGgacggagggatagagggggagggatggagggatggaggtggggagatggagaaggagagccgtCATCCAGGATTTATATAGATAGAGTAGTCCGGAAAGGCTGGGAGAAGAAGTGACTCACACTGCGTCTGTCTGTGCTTATGTTTAGGGACATAATATCCAATAATAATCAGAAGACGTATCTATTTCCTCTACCCATTCCACATCTATaaatacatgtactgtacatccataaATGTTCACATCTATAAAATAGGAGGATGACTGACTGCAAGGTCACAATTTTTATGTTTAGGATTATAATGACGATTACAATCACAAATCAtttacacagaacaaaaatatgaacgcaacatgcaaagtgttggtcccatgtttcatgaactgaaataaaagatcccagaaatgttccatacacacgaaaagcttatttctctcaaattttgtgcacaaatctgttttcatcccttttagtgagcatttcttatttgccaagataatccatccacctaaaatgtgaagttttgtcacacaacacaatgccacaggtgtctcaggttttgagggaatgtgcaattggcatgctgactgcaagaatgtccacccgagttgttgccagataattcatgttaatttccctaccataaaagttgttttaaagaatttggcagtacgtccaattgtgtgtgtaaccacgccagcccaggacttctgagaccagccacccggacagctgatgaaactgtgagtttgcacaaccgaagaatctctgaacaaactgtcagaaaccatctcaggaaaGCTAATCTGTGTGcacgtcgtcctcaccagggtcttgacctgactgtagtTCAGCGTTGTAACcagcaaatgttcaccttccatgGCCAGTGGCACGCTGGAGAAATGTACTCTTCTGTGATGAATTCCGGTTTCAAGTGTACAGGGCAGATGGCAGCCTTCATGTGGGCaaacggtttgctgatgtcaacgttgtgaaccgagtgccccatggtggcggtgggtttatggtatgggcaggcataagctacggacaacacaattgcattttctcgatggcaatttgaatgcacagataccGTGACGAAAtcatgaggcccattgtcgtgccattcatccgccgccatcacctcatgtttcagcatgataatgcaaggccccatgtcgcaaggatttgtacacaattcctggaagctgaaaatgtcgcagttattccatggcctgcatactcaccagatatgtcacttactgagcatgtttgggatgctctggattgacgtttacaacagcatgttccagttcccaccagtATCCAGCaaattcacacagccattgaagaggagtgttacacgattccacaggccacaatcaacagcctgatcaacactatgtgctgcatgaggcaaatggtgttcacaccagatagtgactggttttctgattcacgcccctacttttttttttaagtatctgtttccaacagatgcatatctgtattcccagtcatgtgaaatccatagattagggcctaatgaatttatttaaattgattgatttccttatatgaactgtaactttgtAAAATCTGAAatagttgcatgttgcgtttatatttttgctaaGTGTATATTCAATTAGCATTCTCACCTTCAAGTCTCGGTGGACAATGTTCTTCATGTGGCAGTAGTGGACAGCAGACACAATCtagagggcagagagacaggtaatcagacagacagacaaacagacacacaaacatacatacagacaggcagattgatatacacacacagacagacagctttaGCAAGCAGCAAGCCAGCCAGCAAGCCAGACAAACAGACTGACTAAAAAGACAGCTAGACAtccagagaaacagacagacagacaagtgtGCGAGGCACCGTGGTCGTCATACCTGTCGAAATTTGGCTCTGGCTTCAATCTCCTTCATTCTACCATGAGATACGAGGTAGTCAAACACTTCACCTTAAAACAAAGAGAGTGGTCAACATGATGAGGGAAATACTGTATGTGACAAAATATGTTTCAATGCATCATACTGTACACTCAATCTTCCTTAAACCCTTTCCTGGTTACATAATGTACTCATATTGTGCTCGTTGAATCTGCAGTATTTTCAACCATCATTAACAGTTAAACTAATATCTTTCCAGTAGCTAATATCAAAGGCCTAACACTAATGTTATAGTGACAGAGACTGTGGGGCTGTGGCCTGCTTCCTCCCAGATTTTATCCTAATGACATTTCAGCTGGTAGAAATATTCTCCCTGGCCACTAAACCCTGTCATTAGCTATAAGCCTATTACCGAAATCCCCCCCTACATTTACAATATAATTTCGTAGAACACCAAAGGTAAAATACGCAACATTCGGTTATGTTTACTTACACATACAGTAGTAGTACGTACTGTACAACCATTGTGTTCGGTAATGGTTTTGAGTCATCTCCATTGGTTTATTTATACTTTTCTCCCCTGTCAATCAAACACAAGCTAATCCGCCATTACGGAGACATAGTAGCTAGGTCTATTGAAACAGACAGGAAGGCAGATGCACCCACCTCCACTGGCATACTCCATGATTAGGTAAAGGGTCTTATCAGTCTCAATCACCTCGAACAGCTGCACTGTAATAGGCACAAACAAAAtcagataaaaaataataaagaaagaaaaactccttttgtaaaaaaaaaaaaaacgaaaaaaaGACATATCTGATAAATCCAGCAGGGCATGAAAGCGGTCTAGTCTAATGccatgtgttttttatttatttttatcacatTTCAGCTTTCGAAAATCCCGTTCCCCTCGCCAACCCAACCCTGGGCCCTCCTTCCCCGCATCTAGCTAGcaactgtatgtgctagtagtataGTCTATTCAACACATACAGTGAGAGGCCTAGACAAAATCCTGCTGTCTGGGTGGATGAGACAGGAGTGGACCAGCCATTTAGACTACACACACTACTATCAGTATTCTATGCTATCTTATGCTATACTATGCTATGCTATACTAACTATACACAAACAACATGGACTAGAACATTGACTGCGGACTAAAAGTACATTTAAGCCATGGCCACAACATAAATATACAGCACTGTAATAGCCAACATATAGACATAGTGCGATCATGTGAAAGACAGACAAACAGCATAAACACCAGCACAAATGCATAGGATGGTGGTAAAGTTCAGTACATACTAGCACAAAAGCTTGATAGAAATATAGAATAGATACAACACAGCATGTATCAACATAAacaaaccccccccacacacacacacacacttaatgcaGGCCCTTACCTATGTTTGGGTGATTTAAACCTTTCATTATCCGAACCTCTCGAAAAAGCTGCGAAAGGCATTAGGATTTTTGTTAGAAGTGAAtagaatataaataatatacagtggggcaaaaaagtatttagtcagccaccaattgtgcaagttctcccacttaaaaagatgagagaggcctgtaattgtcatcataggtgcacttcaactatgacagacaaaatgagaaaaaaaatccagaaaatcacattgtaggatttttaatgaatttatttacaaattatggtggaaaataagtatttggtcaataacaaaagtttatctcaatacttatatattatgttatataccctttgttggcaatgacagaggtcaaacattttctgtaagtcttcacaaggttttcacacactgttgttggtattttggcccattcctccatgcagatctcctctagagcagtgatgtttgggggctgttgctggacaacacggactttcaactccctacaaagattttctatggggttgagatctggagactggctaggccactccaggaccttgaaatgcttcttacgaagccactccttcgttgcccgggcggtgtgtttgggatcattgtcatgctgaaagacccagccacgtttcatcttcaatgcccttgcggaggttttcactcaaaatctcacgatacatggccccattcattctttcctttacacggatcagccgtcctggtccctttgcagaaaaacagccccaaagcatgatgtttccacccccatgcttcacagtaggtatggtgttctttggatgcaactcagcattctttgtcctccaaacacgacgagttgagtttttaccaaaaagttatattttggtttcatctgaccagatgacattctcccaatcttcttctggatcatccaaatgctctctagcaaacttcagatgggcctggacatgtactggcttaagcagggggacacgtctggcactgaaggatttgagtccctggtggcgtagggtgttactgatggtaggctttgttacttcggtcccagctctctgcaggtcattcactagatccaccccgtgtggttctgggatatttgctcaccgttcttgtgataattttgaccccacggagtgaaatcttgcgtggagccccagatcgagggagattatcagtggtcttgtatgtcttccatttcctaataatttctcccacagttgatttcttcaaacctagcttacctattgcagattcagtcttcccagcctggtgcaggtctacaattttgtttctggtgtcctttgacagctctttggtcttggccatagtggagtttggagtgtgactgtttgaggttgtggacaggtggcttttatactgataacaagttcaaacaggtgccattaatacaggtaacgagtggagaacagaggagcctcttaaagaagaaattacaggtctgtgagagccatcttgcttgtttgtaggtgaccaaacacttattttccaccataatttgcaaattcattcattaaaaatcctacaatgtgattttcctcattttgtctgtcatagatgaagtgtacctatgatgaaaattacaggcctctctcatctttttaagtgggagaacttgcacaattggtggctgactaaatacttttttgcccccctgtatatagaacATATCCATATGGGGTTTTCAACTGAGAGAAAATGTTACAGCAATGTGTACCATGTGTTTTTTCAAAATGTTATGCATTTTCAATTCAAACTGCTGTAAGGCTTACACTTACAGTATTGGAGGAAATCAGTTCAAATGCATTGtcataaagaaggatttttaatttGAACCATCTATCTGACTCATCTGGTTCACAATATATATAAGATCCTAGCTTTGTGACACAACATCGAGAGTCTGTGTATTGGTTGGACTCTCTGAGTTGTGCATCGTTCTAGTGATTGGCGAAGGAAAATAACCATACCACTAAAAAAAACAAAAGCATATGTATAATCTGTAGCAACTCTACGTTAAGTGAAATGTGTCCCTTGAtatcaaaataaacattttaatccAACTTTTGTCCAAACCGCACCATATTCCTGCTGTCTAAACAGTGGTAGATTGAGGTAGGAAGTCTCGCCTGAAGTGCGTGGTCTAACGTCAGCCACGTGTATAATTTTGCAGGAATATGGTGGGGTTCAAGTCAGACTCA
Above is a window of Oncorhynchus tshawytscha isolate Ot180627B linkage group LG30, Otsh_v2.0, whole genome shotgun sequence DNA encoding:
- the LOC112228416 gene encoding MAP/microtubule affinity-regulating kinase 4-like isoform X6 — translated: MSSRSALPSGNDRGTDHHVTLAASRSDKGTSLSSRSLGARCRNSMASCSDETPHIGNYRLLKTIGKGNFAKVKLARHILTGKEVAIKIIDKTQLNPTSLQKLFREVRIMKGLNHPNIVQLFEVIETDKTLYLIMEYASGGEVFDYLVSHGRMKEIEARAKFRQIVSAVHYCHMKNIVHRDLKAENLLLDANANIKIADFGFSNEFTLGNKLDTFCGSPPYAAPELFQGKKYDGPEVDVWSLGVILYTLVSGSLPFDGQNLKELRERVLRGKYRVPFYMSTDCEGILRRFLVLNPTKRCTLDQVMKDKWINAGYDEDSLKPHTEPVEDYSDAARIEVMVGMGFTPEEIKDALLNQKYNEVTATYLLLGLKNEDGGESRSASTLSLARVRPSPITNGTNKHSLATAGSSSSSSSSSHSKTQRSASTYHRQRRHSDFCGPSMPVMHPKRSPTSTGDRELREGRMPPRKASCSVMGSRSLPPSSPMVSSANNPNKSEIPDRRKEMTATTNNIPGSAMTRRNTYVCTDRSSTDRHSLLQNGKENSSLSHRLPPTSPSTLSISGAGASSSSSERCRLTRGSTIRSTFHGGQLRDRGPPVYSAPPTSPTLSHHDASPLPHARSRATSNLFTKLTSKLTRRVNLEPSKRQGSNKSVSGCTLPQGSKTVRSQMNLRESADLRSQVAIYLGIKKRPSPGPSDVAGI
- the LOC112228416 gene encoding MAP/microtubule affinity-regulating kinase 4-like isoform X2, whose product is MSSRSALPSGNDRGTDHHVTLAASRSDKGTSLSSRSLGARCRNSMASCSDETPHIGNYRLLKTIGKGNFAKVKLARHILTGKEVAIKIIDKTQLNPTSLQKLFREVRIMKGLNHPNIVQLFEVIETDKTLYLIMEYASGGEVFDYLVSHGRMKEIEARAKFRQIVSAVHYCHMKNIVHRDLKAENLLLDANANIKIADFGFSNEFTLGNKLDTFCGSPPYAAPELFQGKKYDGPEVDVWSLGVILYTLVSGSLPFDGQNLKELRERVLRGKYRVPFYMSTDCEGILRRFLVLNPTKRCTLDQVMKDKWINAGYDEDSLKPHTEPVEDYSDAARIEVMVGMGFTPEEIKDALLNQKYNEVTATYLLLGLKNEDGGESRSASTLSLARVRPSPITNGTNKHSLATAGSSSSSSSSSHSKTQRSASTYHRQRRHSDFCGPSMPVMHPKRSPTSTGDRELREGRMPPRKASCSVMGSRSLPPSSPMVSSANNPNKSEIPDRRKEMTATTNNIPGSAMTRRNTYVCTDRSSTDRHSLLQNGKENSSLSHRLPPTSPSTLSISGAGASSSSSERCRLTRGSTIRSTFHGGQLRDRGPPVYSAPPTSPTLSHHDASPLPHARSRATSNLFTKLTSKLTRRVTNEPEGICRSAVTRSVYVTSRHLPGHQKASEPRAVGRGWDLRGPGGRRDPAEVVLALREAARGCGCQVHHAGPFLLSCTHGAAGGQVAFEAEVCHLSTGGSAANNESSNGVRYTRLWGAPLAFRDIATQISKDLEL